The segment ATAGTTGAAGTTTCTGTCGCACCTACCCATGTTCCTCCCCAGAACCATGATGAAGGTCCTTGAATCATGCGCCAGTCTCCTTCTGTTGTCTTTGAATTATCCGCAGAAGTGGCATTTGGTTTCAACCAATAATGAAGTCCCCATGTTGGCAAGCTGTATCCAAAGATAGAATCACCATTCATACCTGCAAACCACGCTTCAGATTGACCTTCTGTGTCCTGCGTTAGTTTTTCACTGACAAATTTCTTAGATATATCCAGTAGTTCATATAACTTATCATCAATAACAAGTTTTTCATCTTCTACCCAACCATGGTCCCGATGTCCAAAAAACGGTTTTGCCAAATCTTGAACACTGGAAATCATATAAACATCCCCATTGCTTTTTTCTTTCACTTCTTTGGCAACTTCATAAAATTTGTTGTAGTCAGATAACGCTTCTTGTACTTTATCAACATCTTCTAAACCTAAAAGATCTTTTGCCATTGATTCTCTGTAATAGAAACCACCTGGGGCTCCTTGCCAAGCTAAAGCATGTAATACTCCATCCTTATCTGTTCCAACATCTTTTACATATTGATAAGTATCTTTAGATGCTTCATCTAAGCCAAGTTCACCAATATCAGCCATTAATCCAGATTCTACATATTTTTTCACAAAAGCAGATTCAAGAGCGATTACATCAGGTGCATCTTTTGTTCCTAATACAGGATCCAATTTGGTTTCAAATTGATCTGAAGGAATTTCAACGACTTTGATCTCATAATCCAAATCTTCATGAGCAGGTTTATAATAATCATTGATCATTTTTGACAATTCATCTGTAAATGTCCAGACGACTAATTCTTTTTTACCGCTTCCTCCCGCAGATCCACTATTGCTTTCACCAGATCCGCACGCAGTTAAAGCCAATAAACTTGTAGCAAGAATCCCAAGACTAACGCCCCATTTTTTCCAGTTTTTCATGAAAAAATCCTCCCTCTACTTCTCTTCATATTCGAAGAAATCAAAATCAGCAAATAATCTAGAACCTGTAGTGTCAATTGCAAACATTCCAACAAAAGCCCCAGTAAAGAATCCTTCTTGTGTTTCTACCACATAATCATCTGACAATTTCAAACTATCAAAAAGATATTCTATTAACGTCCACTGCTCACCATCAAATGAATAAGCATATTGATAATGATTATGGTTTACAATCGTTTTAAAAAAGACAGCGCTAACATTATCGGGTATAACAACCTCATTACCTAGTAAAGGCATAGTTATTCGGCCGTTATCACTATCCATAACATCAATTATCTTACCTTTTTCTTCATTGAAAGTAATATGAATAGAAGACCAATTCTTCGTATTATAATAATTAGTCATTCCTGCCAATTGTAAAAACGATGAAGGCGAAAATTCTACTTTCGTTATCGCTTCAAATGTGAAGTGCTGCCACCTTCTAGCTACTAGAGATTTATAAAATAAAGAGTTGAAGGATTCTCTACCATATAATCTTAAGTACCCCTTACGCGCTGACAAACTTCCAATTTCTTCAGTAAAAGGAATTCGTAATGTTTGAAAGTTCAAAGGTAACTTTTCTTGGTCAAAGTCTATTTTAGTTGGTTCGTTCTCCCAAGGTACTTCATCAATAGCTGGTGATTCCACTTCTTTCTTTGGAAAATTGCCGCCTTCGATATAAGGCCAATCATTTTCCCAATACATTTTCTGAATAGCAGTCTCGCGACCTAATGGACAATATCCACGATTTTCTAACAAAGGTGTTTCTGGTCTTTTGAGAGGTCGACCAGTCAAATGAACAAAATACCATTCATCTGTATGAGTGTGTACGATAGAACCATGACCTGCTTTTTGCAACTCTATTTCTGGATGTGACCAAGAACTTATTAATGGATTATCTGGATGAACTTCATATACTCCATTAATTGTTTTTGAACGAGCAATTGTTGATGCATGTTCATATTTTGTTCCACCTTCAGCAGTCAATAAATAGTAATAACCATTTAATTTATAAAGGTGTGGTGCTTCTGTCAGCTTTCTATCTGTTCCCTTAAAAATAATCTCAGATTTACCAATAAGTTTTTTCTGCTCATGATCATATTCTTGTAAAGCAATACCATAAAAACTATGATGATATGGTCGGTAGTCCCAGACCATATTCACAAAGTATTTTTTCCCATTATCATCATGAAATAAAGATGGATCAAACCCTGAGCTATTCATGAAGACTGGATCAGACCATTCACCATCAATTGTTTCACAAGTAATTAAATAGTTATAAACATCTTTCCAATTATTCCCCTGTACCTCTTTGACATCTGAATAAATCAGCCAAAATTTCCCGTCATGATAACTTAAGGCGGGAGCCCAGACTCCTCCAGAGTCTGGATTTCCCAGCATATTCAATTGACTTATCCGATTGACAGGCGTGCTGACTAACTTCCAATTTTTTAAATCTTTAGAGTGATAGATCATTACCCCTGGAAACCACTCAAAAGTTGATGTTGCAATATAATAATCTTCACCAACTCTACAAATACTAGGATCTGGGTTAAACCCGGTTAAAATTGGATTGGTAATCATTGAATACTCCTCTCTTAAACCAAATAATCATTCAATCGTGATTTCACATATTCCAAATGGTTGGATTCATTTGTGATATCATCGTGTTCCAATGCGTATTCTGTCAAAGTCTCAAGATTTTCTTCGTCTGCAACGATTTTTGCTCCGATTCCTTCTTTGTAGCTGGCATAGCGTTTTTCTTTGATATCATCGAAGAATCGATCTTCTTTCAACGCTGCAGCTGTCTTCAATCCTCTTGCGAAGGTGTCCATCCCTGCGATATGTGCTAAGAATAAATCTTCCATTTCAAATGAGGAACGACGAACTTTGGAGTCGAAGTTGATTCCGCCAGGTGCGATCCCGCCGTTTTCCAAGATTTCATACATTGCTAATGTTGTATCATAGATATTTGTTGGAAACTCATCCGTATCCCATCCTAACAAGGTATCTCCTTGGTTGGCATCGATGGATCCTAATGCATCGTAACAACGTGCGACATTCAATTCATGTTCAAAAGTATGTCCAGCCAATGTTGCGTGGTTGGCTTCCAAGTTCAGTTTGAAGTCACCTTCTAAACCATATTTTTGAATAAATGCCATGGTTGTTGCTGCATCAAAATCATATTGATGTTTTGAAGGTTCTTTTGGTTTTGGTTCAAGCAAGAATTGTGGTTTGTGACCGATTTTTTCTCCATAAACGATCGCCATTTTGAATAGACGAGCGATATTGTCCTGTTCAAATTTCATATCGGTATTCAATAATGACTCGTAACCTTCACGGCCGCCCCAGAAGACATAATTTTCACCGCCAAGTTTTTTGCTGATGTCGAGTCCTTTTTTAACTTGTGCCGCCGCGTAAGCAAAAACATCTGCGTTATTAGATGAAGCTGCGCCATGTACAAAACGCGGATGTGAAAACATATTTGCTGTATTCCATAGTAATTTGATACCAGTTTCATCCATTTTTTCTTTGATCAAATCAGTGATCTCATCCAGATTTTGGAAGAATTCTTCTAAAGAGTCTCCTTCAGGTGCTACGTCTACATCATGGAAGCAGAAATATTCTACGCCTAATTTTGTCAAGATTTCGAAAAATGCATCCACGCGATTTTTCGCTGTTTCCATTGGAGTTTCACCAAACCATGTCCGTTGGTTGACTGGACTACCGAATGGATCTGAACCATCTTGAGTCATTGTATGCCAGTATGCTACTGCAAAACGCAGATGTTCTTTCATTGTTTTGCCCATCACGACTTCATCAGGATTATAGTGACGAAAAGCAAATGGATTGTCTGTCTTGGCTCCTTCATATTGGATTGTGTCTACATTTGGAAAATAACTCATGTTTGTTTCCTCCCTATTTTTGTTGATAAGACATGATTCTTTTACAGAAGAATCATTATCCATTCTATTTTCTTGCATAAAGTTTGTTAGTACGGTAAACTAACTTACACATAGACTATACGAAACTTAATTATCATTGTCAAGCGCTTTCAAAAGATTTATTCAAATATTTTCATATATTTTTGCTTTCGTTTACACTATAGATAATTGGACTCCATAACTGTGATTACCCAAGTCTATTGTTATATTTCCTATTGGAGGTTTTATATGATTTCAACTAAATACACTATACGCGAACAAAACGAAACAAATATTCTTAATACAGTCATTACCGAAAAAGAAATTTCAAGAGCTGAGATAGCCCAATATACCGGACTGAACAAAGCTTCAGTTTCGGCTATCACAAAAAAATTATTAGAAGATGAATTGATTTTTGAAACACGAGTCGGTGATGCGTCAAATACCGGTGGACGCAAACCGATTTTATTGACCTTCAACCGGAAATCTTCTTTGGTGATCGCTTTTGATCTGGGTTACAACTATATCGAAGCTTTGTTGGCTTTTATTGATGGTACGGTTGTAGAAACGGTTTCCAAACGACGTATCCAAGTCCAAGCCTCAACTATCTTGTCAGAGATGGAACAGATCATTGATCGTTTCATGGAGGTACAACCTGTTACACCTCACGGAATCGTAGGCTTGACTGCTGGAATTCACGGAATCGTCGATCATGAATCGATTCTCTTTACCCCTTATTACGATTTAGATAAAAGTGATTTTTTAGAAGGTCTGCAGCAAAAATACGACTTCCCTGTTTTTATCCATAATGAAGCAAATTTAGCGGCATTAGGCGAATATACCTTTACTTCTCGTTATCAAAGTCTTGTCAGTGTCAGCATCCACAGCGGGATCGGGGCAGGCATTGTCGAAAGCGGAAGATTACAGATCGGCAAGCATGGTCGGGCGGGAGAAATCGGTCATTCGATCCTGTACCCTTCCGGAAGAGCTTGTCCATGCGGTAACCATGGCTGCTTAGAACAGTATGCCTCCAATCGTGTCACATACGAAGAATTTAGAGCTTTGAAAGGACTGGATTATGTCAATTCGGAAATCTTGTTACAGTATGTAGAAAAAAACGACAAGGACGCCCTTGCGGCAATCAAAAAAAATGCTGAACTCCTCAGTATCGGGATCAACAATATCATCATGATGTATGATCCTGATGTGGTTGTGATCAACAGTTCTCTTTACCGGCGTATCCCGCAAATGGTGGATCTCGTCAATGAGCAATTAAAGAGTCGCTTTTCAAAACAAGTTGTCATCCGTAATACTTTCTTGGAAGACAAAGCGACACTTTACGGCGCTTTCGCTGTTTCCGCTCAAAATTTTTTAAATATCCAAAAATTAAAATTAAACTAAAAAAATTATGACAAAAAAAGCACGTGTATCTCCAAACGATAACAGTTGAGAGATACGCGTGCTTTGTTGTTTATGCAGCCTATTTTAATTTCCTTTTGCCAAACTTTCTTTATGCTGCTCTTTTATAGCATCAAGCAGTGCTTCGTCCCGCAACAAATCTAATGCAGTATCAGCTAAAAGTTCAGCGGCGATAGCAATAGAGGCCAATCCTTTTTTACTGCGGGCTGCGGCTTTGAATTCTTCGGAATGTCCGGCAATATACTCGTCAGAAATAGAAACTGTCGGTTGGATCGTAGGAATCACTTGGCTGACATTCCCAACATCAGAAGAACCTAAGCTAGCCCGTTCTGTTGTGTCGATCTCATCTGTCGGTACACCCGCTTCTGCCGCATGATTGAAAAATACTTCATCGAAAAGCGGTGTGACGATCACATCATCGACGGCGTTTTGGAATAGGCCGAATTCATAGGAGGTTCCTGTAGCCAGTGCGGCACCTTTTACGATATTTTCGACTTTCTTGTAGACCTCATCTAACGTCGCCCGATTTGCTGCCCGCAGATAAAAACGTCCAGCCGCGTATTCCGGTACGACATTCGCCGCTACACCGCCATCTGTGATGATTCCGTGGATATTGACATCTTTTGGCAGATGCAAACGCAACCCGTTGATGCCATTGAACACTTGAATCAATGCTTCCAGTGCATTGATCCCTTTTTCCGGTGCCGCAGCAGCATGAGATGCTTTGCCATAGAATTTGATGTCTACTGGATCATTCGCCAATGATTTTGTTGTTTTGCTGTAACGATGTGCAGGATGGACACATAGCGCCGCATCGACGCCTGTGAAAAAACCTTCGCGGACAAAGCTGCCTTTTGCCGAGCCGTTCTCGCCGCCTTCTTCTCCCGGTGTACCGTAAACCCGGATCTCTCCGCCGACTTCATCAATAACCTGTTTCAACGCGCTGGCAGCCAATACCGAATAGGTTCCGAAAAGATTATGTCCGCACGCATGTCCGATTCCCGGCAATGCGTCAAATTCAGCTAAAAACGCTAAAGTTGGTCCAGATTTTTCAGAACGATAACGGGCGTCAAATCCGGTACGATGACCGGCAACGTCTTTCACAACGGAGAATCCTTCTTTTTCCAATTGCTGGATCAATGCGTCGGAAGAATAAAATTCGTAATTGCTGACCTCAGGATGATCATGGATATCTAATGCCAATGTTTGATATTCAGGCAAACGTTGTTGGATAAATTCCTTGATAGTTGTTTCAAGTGTTGTGGTCGTCATAAAAAGTTCCTCCTATTTTTTACCGAATGTTTCCCATGCTGGGATGCTTGAGCCTTTGGATGTTTCTTCGATCACTTTTTCGGTTTCTTTTGTTTGATAAGCATCGACGATTTTTTGATAGGTTTTGTTATCCGCGTCTTCTTTGCGAGCTACGATGATATTGACGTAAGGTCTTGCGTTATCATCGACTGGTTCTAAGAAAATCGCGTCTTTTGTTGGTGTAAAGCCGGCATCGACCGCTACCCCGCTGTTGATCACTGAAATGTCTACATCGGATAAAGCACGTGCAGTCTGTGACGCATCCAACTCAGAAATTTTCAAATCCAGTTTATTTTCTGTAATATCTGAGACAGTAGGTGTTTGTTTTTTCGCAGGATCAACCGTGATCAGACCAGCTGTTTGCAGCAGCAATAATGCCCGACCGCCATTTGTCACATCGTTAGGAATCGCTACTTTTGCGCCTTTTTTCAACTCATTGACATCTTTGACCTTTTCAGAATAGATACCTAAAGGCGCATTGACGGTATTCCCGATGGAAACAAGATCTGTACCATGTTCTTTGTTGTAATTATCTAAGAAAAATTGATGTTGGAAAGAATTCAAATCAATGGAGCCGTCCGCTAATGCGGCATTGGGCTGATTATAGTCGGTAAATTTCACATATTCCAAGTTGATCCCTTCGTTTTTCAAGCGATCTTTCACATCATCCCAGACATCGGTATCAGAACCGATCACACCTAATTTGACGGTGGTTTCTTTTGCTTCCGATGCTTTTCCTTGATTGCTGCACCCTGCTGCCAATGCTAGAAAAGCGATTGCTGCAACTGCGATTTTTAAATATTTTTTCATGTGATTTCCTCCAATTAATGACTGATTTTTTTGATAAGAAGATTGCTGATAAACTGACTGATAAATACCAGCAGCAAGATTAGTAATGTAGCGACGATCGTGACATCCGTTTGGAATCGATTGTAGCCTCTTGAAATGGCGAGATTACCAAGTCCTCCGGCACCGACTGCTCCCGCCATCGTTGTCAGGCCGATCACATTGATGATAGTCACCGCAGACACTCGGACGATGCCCGGCAGGCCTTCCACTAAATACACCCGGAAAATAATTCCTATCGGCGA is part of the Enterococcus mediterraneensis genome and harbors:
- a CDS encoding ABC transporter substrate-binding protein; this translates as MKNWKKWGVSLGILATSLLALTACGSGESNSGSAGGSGKKELVVWTFTDELSKMINDYYKPAHEDLDYEIKVVEIPSDQFETKLDPVLGTKDAPDVIALESAFVKKYVESGLMADIGELGLDEASKDTYQYVKDVGTDKDGVLHALAWQGAPGGFYYRESMAKDLLGLEDVDKVQEALSDYNKFYEVAKEVKEKSNGDVYMISSVQDLAKPFFGHRDHGWVEDEKLVIDDKLYELLDISKKFVSEKLTQDTEGQSEAWFAGMNGDSIFGYSLPTWGLHYWLKPNATSADNSKTTEGDWRMIQGPSSWFWGGTWVGATETSTMKEEAADLISYITTDAEFLKKWAEDTGDFVSNEKVVDEIKDNYSEEFLGGQNHYNEFSEMVADINAKILTEYDQTIERLFIDNCLTPYSKGEMDQEQAIQSFKDAVQNAYPDLQVD
- a CDS encoding glycoside hydrolase family 43 protein; amino-acid sequence: MITNPILTGFNPDPSICRVGEDYYIATSTFEWFPGVMIYHSKDLKNWKLVSTPVNRISQLNMLGNPDSGGVWAPALSYHDGKFWLIYSDVKEVQGNNWKDVYNYLITCETIDGEWSDPVFMNSSGFDPSLFHDDNGKKYFVNMVWDYRPYHHSFYGIALQEYDHEQKKLIGKSEIIFKGTDRKLTEAPHLYKLNGYYYLLTAEGGTKYEHASTIARSKTINGVYEVHPDNPLISSWSHPEIELQKAGHGSIVHTHTDEWYFVHLTGRPLKRPETPLLENRGYCPLGRETAIQKMYWENDWPYIEGGNFPKKEVESPAIDEVPWENEPTKIDFDQEKLPLNFQTLRIPFTEEIGSLSARKGYLRLYGRESFNSLFYKSLVARRWQHFTFEAITKVEFSPSSFLQLAGMTNYYNTKNWSSIHITFNEEKGKIIDVMDSDNGRITMPLLGNEVVIPDNVSAVFFKTIVNHNHYQYAYSFDGEQWTLIEYLFDSLKLSDDYVVETQEGFFTGAFVGMFAIDTTGSRLFADFDFFEYEEK
- the xylA gene encoding xylose isomerase; translated protein: MSYFPNVDTIQYEGAKTDNPFAFRHYNPDEVVMGKTMKEHLRFAVAYWHTMTQDGSDPFGSPVNQRTWFGETPMETAKNRVDAFFEILTKLGVEYFCFHDVDVAPEGDSLEEFFQNLDEITDLIKEKMDETGIKLLWNTANMFSHPRFVHGAASSNNADVFAYAAAQVKKGLDISKKLGGENYVFWGGREGYESLLNTDMKFEQDNIARLFKMAIVYGEKIGHKPQFLLEPKPKEPSKHQYDFDAATTMAFIQKYGLEGDFKLNLEANHATLAGHTFEHELNVARCYDALGSIDANQGDTLLGWDTDEFPTNIYDTTLAMYEILENGGIAPGGINFDSKVRRSSFEMEDLFLAHIAGMDTFARGLKTAAALKEDRFFDDIKEKRYASYKEGIGAKIVADEENLETLTEYALEHDDITNESNHLEYVKSRLNDYLV
- a CDS encoding ROK family transcriptional regulator, which codes for MISTKYTIREQNETNILNTVITEKEISRAEIAQYTGLNKASVSAITKKLLEDELIFETRVGDASNTGGRKPILLTFNRKSSLVIAFDLGYNYIEALLAFIDGTVVETVSKRRIQVQASTILSEMEQIIDRFMEVQPVTPHGIVGLTAGIHGIVDHESILFTPYYDLDKSDFLEGLQQKYDFPVFIHNEANLAALGEYTFTSRYQSLVSVSIHSGIGAGIVESGRLQIGKHGRAGEIGHSILYPSGRACPCGNHGCLEQYASNRVTYEEFRALKGLDYVNSEILLQYVEKNDKDALAAIKKNAELLSIGINNIIMMYDPDVVVINSSLYRRIPQMVDLVNEQLKSRFSKQVVIRNTFLEDKATLYGAFAVSAQNFLNIQKLKLN
- a CDS encoding M20 family metallopeptidase — encoded protein: MTTTTLETTIKEFIQQRLPEYQTLALDIHDHPEVSNYEFYSSDALIQQLEKEGFSVVKDVAGHRTGFDARYRSEKSGPTLAFLAEFDALPGIGHACGHNLFGTYSVLAASALKQVIDEVGGEIRVYGTPGEEGGENGSAKGSFVREGFFTGVDAALCVHPAHRYSKTTKSLANDPVDIKFYGKASHAAAAPEKGINALEALIQVFNGINGLRLHLPKDVNIHGIITDGGVAANVVPEYAAGRFYLRAANRATLDEVYKKVENIVKGAALATGTSYEFGLFQNAVDDVIVTPLFDEVFFNHAAEAGVPTDEIDTTERASLGSSDVGNVSQVIPTIQPTVSISDEYIAGHSEEFKAAARSKKGLASIAIAAELLADTALDLLRDEALLDAIKEQHKESLAKGN
- a CDS encoding MetQ/NlpA family ABC transporter substrate-binding protein, which codes for MKKYLKIAVAAIAFLALAAGCSNQGKASEAKETTVKLGVIGSDTDVWDDVKDRLKNEGINLEYVKFTDYNQPNAALADGSIDLNSFQHQFFLDNYNKEHGTDLVSIGNTVNAPLGIYSEKVKDVNELKKGAKVAIPNDVTNGGRALLLLQTAGLITVDPAKKQTPTVSDITENKLDLKISELDASQTARALSDVDISVINSGVAVDAGFTPTKDAIFLEPVDDNARPYVNIIVARKEDADNKTYQKIVDAYQTKETEKVIEETSKGSSIPAWETFGKK